A single window of Malus sylvestris chromosome 5, drMalSylv7.2, whole genome shotgun sequence DNA harbors:
- the LOC126620684 gene encoding uncharacterized protein LOC126620684 yields the protein MEYSQSHEVSADEVEELMEKRSYYIFPCHFLEEAVRAFFKCLGIETKSQEVRDTDEINPEKITPPISEQLLDGAVPSLLMTYSDPPSSSATETAEEAAAVTRINVSTRERPGLSTGEGGKTN from the exons ATGGAGTACTCACAGTCGCATGAAGTATCAGCTGATGAGGTGGAGGAGTTGATGGAGAAGAGAAGTTACTATATATTTCCATGCCACTTCCTTGAAGAAGCCGTCCGGGCTTTTTTCAAGTGTTTGGGCATTGAGACTAAATCTCAGGAGGTGAGAGACACTGATGAAATAAACCCCGAGAAAATTACTCCTCCAATCTCAGAACAGCTACTTGATGGTGCAGTTCCATCACTTCTGATGACATACAGTGATCCTCCATCTTCATCAGCTACAGAAACTGCa GAGGAAGCTGCTGCAGTTACAAGGATAAATGTGAGCACTCGAGAAAGACCTGGACTAAGCACAGGGGAAGGTGGAAAAACTAATTGA